In Archangium violaceum, the following are encoded in one genomic region:
- a CDS encoding DUF6992 family protein codes for MPSSSQYMRRVFLLLLLSVSFAAQAAEVTPESFLVTHNAQAVRLNQTAMSVLLGWAVLNIGTGTAGHFATQGETQAFFQANAAWNVVNLAIAGFGLHGQLTATPETWDLARSLAEGQQMEKVLLLNVGLDVGYIAFGGFLLERGLHRDSARLRGWGKSLLLQGGFLLLFDAVLWGLNWRLNTQLTARLVPSPNGVGLMLTWP; via the coding sequence ATGCCCTCCTCTTCCCAGTACATGCGACGGGTCTTCCTGCTCCTCCTGCTGAGTGTGTCCTTCGCCGCCCAGGCGGCCGAGGTGACTCCCGAGTCCTTCCTCGTCACGCACAACGCACAGGCGGTGCGGCTGAACCAGACAGCCATGAGTGTGCTGCTGGGTTGGGCGGTACTGAACATCGGCACCGGCACGGCGGGGCACTTCGCCACCCAGGGCGAGACCCAGGCCTTCTTCCAGGCCAACGCGGCCTGGAACGTGGTGAACCTGGCCATCGCGGGCTTCGGCCTCCACGGGCAGCTCACGGCCACGCCGGAGACGTGGGACCTGGCGCGCAGCCTGGCCGAGGGCCAACAGATGGAGAAGGTGCTCCTGCTCAACGTGGGACTGGACGTGGGCTACATCGCCTTCGGAGGATTCCTGCTGGAGCGCGGACTGCACAGGGACTCGGCGAGGCTGCGCGGGTGGGGCAAGAGCCTGCTGCTGCAAGGCGGCTTCCTGCTGCTCTTCGACGCGGTGCTGTGGGGGCTCAACTGGCGCCTGAATACCCAGCTCACCGCCCGGCTGGTGCCCTCTCCCAACGGCGTGGGGCTCATGCTGACGTGGCCGTGA
- a CDS encoding TIGR02265 family protein, whose translation MLQDSEAAVVGRSAEFWARDFARRISMVRPEDTLRGMFCNGLLRFARGLGCEKQLRRCLAAGGEEKFVDFFSYPIVTYLRMVSTVLLPLAERYGTVEEALRALGKQAMVDLQGSAAGKALAMMNTGDMRSRLDAVFTAYRVSVSFGEHTLAWRGPTSARITLKRVLMPCPFHEGLMLAVLGSEHLRPVKVIGRQTGLLDCEFDIFWE comes from the coding sequence ATGTTGCAGGACAGCGAGGCTGCGGTGGTGGGTCGGTCCGCGGAGTTCTGGGCACGGGACTTCGCGCGGCGGATCTCCATGGTGAGGCCGGAGGACACCCTTCGCGGCATGTTCTGCAACGGTCTGTTGCGGTTCGCACGAGGACTCGGTTGCGAGAAGCAGCTGCGGCGCTGCCTGGCCGCGGGGGGCGAGGAGAAGTTCGTCGACTTCTTCAGCTATCCCATCGTCACGTACCTCCGGATGGTCTCCACCGTGCTGTTGCCCCTGGCGGAGCGGTACGGAACTGTCGAGGAGGCGCTGAGAGCGCTCGGGAAGCAGGCGATGGTGGACCTCCAGGGCTCCGCGGCGGGCAAGGCCCTGGCGATGATGAACACGGGGGACATGCGGAGCCGTCTGGATGCCGTGTTCACGGCCTACCGGGTCTCGGTGAGCTTCGGCGAGCACACGCTGGCGTGGAGGGGGCCGACGAGCGCCCGTATCACCCTGAAGCGTGTGCTCATGCCCTGTCCGTTCCACGAGGGACTGATGCTGGCGGTGCTCGGCTCGGAGCACCTGCGCCCCGTGAAGGTGATCGGGCGACAGACGGGGCTGCTCGACTGTGAGTTCGACATCTTCTGGGAGTGA
- a CDS encoding GNAT family N-acetyltransferase, translating to MKAETTWRGYTLRRARPDELTRLPELEHLAAQQFLQSAHPFIAQADAQTPEQLREYQRQGGAWVAVAADGEVAAFALCKEVDGTAYLAEIDVHPAHARQGLGQALFEMVRQWAREEGYRTLLLTTFRDVPWNAPLYERWGFRVMRDEEVGPGLRAIRENETRAGLPAASRVCMVLALDTPPLA from the coding sequence ATGAAGGCGGAGACGACGTGGCGTGGCTACACCCTGCGGCGGGCCCGGCCCGATGAGCTGACCAGGTTGCCGGAGCTCGAGCACCTCGCCGCGCAACAGTTCCTCCAGTCGGCACATCCCTTCATCGCCCAGGCGGACGCGCAGACACCCGAGCAGCTGCGCGAGTACCAGCGACAGGGCGGCGCGTGGGTGGCCGTCGCGGCGGACGGGGAGGTCGCGGCCTTCGCCCTCTGCAAGGAGGTGGATGGCACGGCCTACCTCGCGGAGATCGACGTGCACCCGGCCCATGCGCGACAGGGACTGGGCCAGGCCCTCTTCGAAATGGTGAGGCAGTGGGCGCGAGAGGAAGGCTACCGGACCCTGCTGCTCACCACCTTCCGCGACGTGCCCTGGAACGCCCCCCTCTACGAGCGCTGGGGCTTCCGCGTCATGCGGGACGAGGAGGTGGGCCCCGGCCTGCGCGCCATCCGCGAGAACGAGACGCGCGCGGGATTACCCGCCGCGAGCCGTGTCTGCATGGTGCTCGCACTGGACACGCCGCCCCTGGCGTGA
- a CDS encoding DUF4388 domain-containing protein: MKTLLLAESHPPTLEHLTGLLSQAGFTVRAVSDPGSAMEHFVADNPDMVVVAVDMPRLDGAHVGHLIRNHSQGARVPIVAIDKGHLGRARGVAAVLDLKVNAYVADPLKPGELVGKLQSLATSSTRNEVPLKGVRAMLARPAVVSGELKGFPLPALLVSLYRLRRDGVLVVAYRDLTRRVFFARGGAVNYDSSARQDALPNYLLQRQVVTEVQAERVVQALGSGLRIGAALAEAGVEAAGEELLQLLREYTSDRLAQVIGMREGRYAFYPGEEFQAEVATVETPALAPILDGARRALPLKVMAAPLRSHQAEFPVRTPEFGRDLGALGMNTEDLKIAMQVNGRIALRDLLAHGRGDLRRGYSLLWFLKLTGCVGFSPTPVATGPGEVVAVPESIAPRKRKPLPPETEASLREGAVKIITGSYFRCLGLDIAADSEAVERAYHELATRFHPDSYAEFDTSETKDLLDSVQEKLSAAYRVLSVEEKRKAYLQYLMSRMDVGRSTTVNVDAEIILRRGEAALKRKQYRSALIHFEEAVTLNPQEPEYYSYLAWATFLAGTGPREDRAKAAQKVLRKALSLNPYLERAIIISAIIDSEMGDESGARKKLLKVLELNPNAKLAKAALRKVGR; this comes from the coding sequence TTGAAGACGCTTCTTCTGGCCGAGAGCCATCCGCCCACTCTGGAGCACCTCACCGGGTTGCTGTCTCAGGCCGGGTTCACCGTGCGTGCGGTGAGCGATCCCGGCTCGGCGATGGAGCACTTCGTCGCCGACAACCCCGACATGGTGGTGGTGGCCGTGGACATGCCGCGCCTGGACGGGGCGCACGTGGGCCACCTCATCCGCAACCACAGCCAGGGGGCGCGCGTGCCCATCGTGGCCATCGACAAGGGGCACCTGGGCCGGGCGCGCGGGGTGGCGGCGGTGTTGGATCTCAAGGTGAACGCCTACGTGGCGGACCCGCTCAAGCCGGGCGAGCTGGTGGGCAAGCTGCAGTCGCTGGCGACCAGCTCCACGCGCAACGAAGTCCCGCTCAAGGGCGTGCGGGCCATGCTGGCGCGCCCGGCGGTGGTGAGCGGGGAGCTCAAGGGCTTCCCGCTGCCGGCGCTGCTGGTGTCGCTGTACCGGCTGCGCCGCGATGGCGTGCTGGTGGTGGCGTACCGCGATCTCACGCGGCGGGTCTTCTTCGCCCGGGGCGGCGCGGTGAACTACGACTCCAGCGCGAGACAGGACGCGCTGCCCAACTACCTGCTGCAGCGTCAGGTGGTGACGGAGGTGCAGGCGGAGCGGGTGGTGCAGGCGCTGGGCTCGGGCCTGCGCATTGGCGCGGCACTGGCCGAGGCCGGCGTGGAAGCGGCGGGCGAGGAGCTGCTCCAACTGTTGCGCGAATACACGAGCGATCGGCTGGCCCAGGTCATCGGCATGCGCGAGGGCCGTTACGCCTTCTACCCGGGCGAGGAGTTCCAGGCCGAGGTGGCCACGGTGGAGACGCCGGCGCTGGCGCCGATCCTGGATGGGGCACGGCGGGCCCTGCCGCTGAAGGTGATGGCGGCCCCGCTGCGCTCGCACCAGGCGGAGTTCCCGGTGCGCACGCCCGAGTTCGGAAGGGATCTGGGCGCGCTGGGGATGAACACGGAGGACCTGAAGATCGCCATGCAGGTGAACGGGCGCATCGCGCTGCGAGACCTGCTGGCGCACGGGCGGGGAGATCTGCGGCGCGGGTACTCGCTGCTGTGGTTCCTCAAGCTGACGGGCTGCGTGGGCTTCTCCCCGACGCCGGTGGCGACCGGACCGGGCGAGGTGGTGGCCGTGCCGGAGTCCATCGCTCCGCGCAAGCGCAAGCCGCTGCCGCCGGAGACGGAGGCGTCCTTGCGCGAGGGCGCGGTGAAGATCATCACCGGCAGCTACTTCCGCTGCCTGGGGCTGGACATCGCCGCGGACTCCGAGGCCGTGGAGCGCGCCTACCACGAGCTCGCCACGCGCTTCCATCCGGACAGCTACGCCGAGTTCGACACCTCGGAGACGAAGGACCTGTTGGACTCGGTGCAGGAGAAGCTGTCGGCGGCCTACCGGGTGCTGTCGGTGGAGGAGAAGCGCAAGGCGTACCTGCAGTACCTCATGTCGCGCATGGACGTGGGGCGCTCCACCACGGTGAACGTGGACGCGGAGATCATCCTGCGGCGCGGAGAGGCGGCGCTGAAGCGCAAGCAGTACCGCTCGGCGCTCATCCACTTCGAGGAGGCGGTGACGCTCAACCCGCAGGAGCCCGAGTATTACTCGTACCTGGCATGGGCCACGTTCCTGGCGGGAACGGGGCCGCGCGAGGACCGGGCGAAGGCGGCGCAGAAGGTGCTCCGCAAGGCGCTCTCGCTCAACCCGTACCTGGAGCGGGCGATCATCATCTCGGCCATCATCGATAGCGAGATGGGTGACGAATCCGGGGCTCGCAAGAAGCTGCTGAAGGTGCTCGAGCTCAACCCCAACGCGAAGCTCGCGAAGGCCGCGCTGCGCAAAGTAGGTCGGTGA